DNA from Candidatus Saccharibacteria bacterium:
TGAAACATCGAGCAGAGGTGAGTCCATTGCCTGTCTGACCGCCAAGATTGCTCGATTGTCACCTGATGCCTGACCAATACCCATCAAGGCAGATCCAGCATGCTCCATAATTGATTTGACGTCAGCAAAGTCCAAATTAACCAAACCATTAATAGTAATGAGGTCTGATATACCCTGGATTCCTTGATGCAATATCTCATCTACTGTCGAAAATGCATCGATGAGCGAAGTCTTATGGTCAATGATCTGGGATATTTTATCATTAGGGATTGTAATCAAAGTATCTACCTTATCACGAATCTCTTCAATTGCGGCTTCAGCGATCCTTCTTCTTCGATCCCCCTCAAAACTAAATGGTTTGGTCACTATACCTACTACCAACGCCCCTGCCTCTTTAGCAATCTTAGCAATAGTAGGTGCAGCTCCAGAGCCAGTACCTCCACCAAAGCCAGCAGTTAGAAAGACCATCTCAGCATTCTTCAATGCCTCCCGGATCTGTTCTTCATTTTCTTCTGCGGCTTGACGACCAACATCTGGATTAGCTCCTGCACCCAAACCTTTAGTGGTATTCTTTCCTATATGAAACTTGTGAGCTGATTTTGAATAATGCAATGCTTGAGCATCAGTATTGATAGCAATAAACTCCACACCCTTGAGCTTTGATTGAATCATTCGATTGACAGCATTTCCACCACCACCACCTATACCTACCACGATAATTCTAGCAAAAGTCTCAATTGCTGGCAAAATTTCTGCCATTATTCCCTCCTATCTTCTATAGTATTATTAATTATCAATTTGATTTTCTTATTTTGATATTTGATTTTTAAAATATGCCTGGGGCTACGGTTGCCCACTAATCAAGCAATACATTATAGTCTAAGCTAGTTGTTCACTAAATGCAAGTTTTTTATTCACAGTTTTCATAACTATATTAATAGAGTATATATTTTGTTCATTGTTCCTATACCCTACCTGTTGACAGCATGCTGTAATGAATTTTTAACTCTTATGGCTTATCAGTATACCGAACACTATAATTATTCTATTAAGCTACTCTATCCGAGTAAACGACATATTGTGATCTGGATCTATATTTATTATCTCCAGAATGACTTAAAAATCCCAGACAAGCTATCCATAGCCGATCCTATCAGGGAATTTACCCCTCCTTGATGGTAATCTTCCAAATCAACCCCCTTGAGCGTTACACCAATTCCAGATGACATCGAAGGATCATTGACCTGATCAACAATACCTACGATATTCTCTGGACCAGAAATCTTAACTGGCAACTTTATACACCTTCTTGCCAACTCATCTATTCCATAAAGACCAGAACCACCTCCTGTCAGAATTGCACCTCCAGACAACTGACTAGTCATTCTGGACAATCTAATCTCCTCGGATACTAGACTAAATATTTCCTCCACCCTAGAACTCACCACATCTATCACCAACTGCCTCTCTACTCTCCTATCTAGTCCATAGCTATTAAGATCTATCTCGCTACCAGGATTTTTAACAATATCCTGGTAATCTAGTTTTAATTTTTCAGCTATATCTAAATT
Protein-coding regions in this window:
- the ftsZ gene encoding cell division protein FtsZ, whose amino-acid sequence is MAEILPAIETFARIIVVGIGGGGGNAVNRMIQSKLKGVEFIAINTDAQALHYSKSAHKFHIGKNTTKGLGAGANPDVGRQAAEENEEQIREALKNAEMVFLTAGFGGGTGSGAAPTIAKIAKEAGALVVGIVTKPFSFEGDRRRRIAEAAIEEIRDKVDTLITIPNDKISQIIDHKTSLIDAFSTVDEILHQGIQGISDLITINGLVNLDFADVKSIMEHAGSALMGIGQASGDNRAILAVRQAMDSPLLDVSINGARGVLINFTGGRDLGMQEIEEAAKLIHDEVDPEANIIWGTVLDENMTGEIRVTLVATGFDLPRPLRSNVGTASFGFSNPTSSGYGNSSAVNHPVTSIKSTRSDQLAEIRRAQSEDISAMVDADLGQDNQIKSDNGSSKTGLGGRLLRRKPEEPKVDLDFEELALVQDQEVGQQEFNQNLSVETPGFADDEFDKPAYLRSANSKISTSKISNPDDSDPEMPDFVKEKL
- the ftsA gene encoding cell division protein FtsA, which codes for TVAIVSDDRIIKLEDLDRLQKAAAAMRLNSNQQILEIIPQNYLIDGQGGIIDPLGMNGVKLESSMHVIIAGTPTIRQIDNVLQRLDISPLAYQPSILASAEAVSSKQQREMGVIVLDFGAETTGLVIYDEGHPVWTRVIPAGSVNISRDLVHALQVNLDIAEKLKLDYQDIVKNPGSEIDLNSYGLDRRVERQLVIDVVSSRVEEIFSLVSEEIRLSRMTSQLSGGAILTGGGSGLYGIDELARRCIKLPVKISGPENIVGIVDQVNDPSMSSGIGVTLKGVDLEDYHQGGVNSLIGSAMDSLSGIFKSFWR